In Stenotrophomonas sp. ASS1, the following proteins share a genomic window:
- a CDS encoding HAMP domain-containing sensor histidine kinase, whose amino-acid sequence MNTTARRPRWPRTLSARLLLVLLGGLALAHALSFGLLFFERYQSTRSMMLRNLDEDVAVSVALLEHLPVAQREAWVPRLERRTYRYLLRPASAGPGLQTDRARQVTAIIDDSLQHRYPLQARQVARLPERFEVELRLHDGTPLTIEVTPSGLPLARWLPAVLLVQLALLLVCAWLAVRLAMRPLQQLSHAVEHLQPGKDGPALPEDGPAEVGGAAAALNALQARIRGHVSERLQILAAISHDLQTPITRMKLRVETLPEDSTQQRLLADLDHLGQLVREGVAYARSSHVASGAPVSMDLGAFLASVVGDYEDMGKPVSGGAPAGLVVQTWPQPLRRVVGNLVDNALRYAGAAEIEAGRDEAGRVWIGISDRGPGIPEGQLQAVLAPFHRLESSRNRDTGGTGLGLAIAVQLAQSLGGSLRLHNREGGGLRAELQLPG is encoded by the coding sequence ATGAACACCACCGCACGCCGTCCACGCTGGCCGCGCACGCTGTCGGCGCGGCTGCTGCTGGTGTTGCTGGGCGGACTGGCCCTGGCCCACGCACTGTCCTTCGGCCTGCTGTTCTTCGAACGCTACCAGTCCACCCGCAGCATGATGCTGCGCAACCTCGACGAGGATGTGGCGGTGAGTGTCGCGCTGCTGGAGCACCTGCCTGTGGCGCAGCGTGAGGCCTGGGTGCCGCGGCTGGAGCGGCGCACCTACCGCTACCTGCTGCGCCCGGCTTCGGCCGGGCCGGGGCTGCAGACCGATCGTGCACGCCAGGTCACGGCGATCATCGACGACAGCCTGCAGCACCGCTATCCGTTGCAGGCGCGCCAGGTGGCTCGCCTGCCGGAGCGGTTCGAGGTGGAACTGCGCCTGCACGACGGCACACCCTTGACCATTGAAGTCACTCCGTCGGGCCTGCCGCTGGCACGTTGGCTGCCCGCCGTGCTGCTGGTGCAGCTGGCGCTGCTGCTGGTGTGCGCGTGGTTGGCGGTGCGCCTGGCCATGCGCCCGCTGCAGCAGCTGTCGCATGCGGTGGAGCATCTGCAGCCGGGCAAGGACGGGCCGGCACTGCCTGAAGATGGTCCTGCGGAAGTAGGCGGTGCGGCGGCCGCACTCAACGCGCTGCAGGCACGCATTCGTGGCCATGTCAGTGAGCGCCTGCAGATCCTGGCCGCGATCTCGCACGACCTGCAGACCCCCATCACGCGCATGAAGCTCCGGGTGGAGACCCTGCCTGAAGACAGCACCCAGCAGCGGCTGCTGGCCGACCTCGACCACCTGGGGCAACTGGTGCGTGAGGGCGTGGCCTATGCGCGCAGCAGCCACGTCGCCAGTGGCGCGCCGGTGTCGATGGACCTGGGCGCGTTCCTGGCCAGTGTGGTCGGCGATTACGAGGACATGGGCAAGCCGGTCAGTGGTGGTGCGCCCGCTGGACTGGTCGTGCAGACCTGGCCGCAGCCGCTGCGCCGGGTGGTCGGCAATCTGGTCGACAACGCGTTGCGCTACGCCGGTGCCGCCGAGATCGAGGCGGGCCGCGATGAGGCCGGAAGGGTGTGGATCGGAATTTCCGACCGTGGCCCCGGCATTCCCGAGGGCCAGCTGCAGGCAGTGCTGGCGCCGTTCCACCGGCTGGAAAGCTCGCGCAATCGCGATACCGGCGGGACCGGCCTGGGCCTGGCCATCGCGGTGCAGCTGGCGCAGTCGCTGGGCGGCTCGCTGCGGTTGCACAACCGCGAGGGGGGCGGCCTGCGGGCGGAGCTGCAGCTGCCGGGGTAA
- a CDS encoding redoxin family protein — translation MAALRGYALPLLLGLLGGAALLPAWPSAEAGAQPLDAAPKAGFGDGGPWHNSPPMTLKQLQGQVVLVEFWTYTCSNCLNVAPYVHQWHARYASQGLRVIGVHTPEFAYEGLPGNVRKAIARLDITWPVVQDNQYRIWNAWGNRFWPALYLLDRQGRVVYRHYGEGDYARTESEIQRQLASP, via the coding sequence ATGGCCGCACTGCGAGGGTATGCACTGCCCCTGCTGCTGGGCCTGCTGGGTGGAGCGGCGTTGCTGCCGGCCTGGCCCAGCGCCGAGGCCGGCGCGCAGCCACTCGACGCAGCACCGAAGGCGGGGTTCGGCGATGGCGGGCCCTGGCACAACAGCCCACCGATGACACTGAAGCAGTTGCAGGGGCAGGTGGTACTGGTCGAGTTCTGGACCTACACCTGCAGCAACTGCCTCAACGTGGCGCCATACGTCCACCAGTGGCATGCACGCTACGCGTCGCAGGGCCTGAGGGTGATCGGCGTGCATACGCCCGAGTTCGCCTATGAAGGGCTGCCCGGCAACGTGCGCAAGGCCATCGCACGGTTGGATATCACCTGGCCGGTGGTGCAGGACAACCAGTACCGGATCTGGAACGCGTGGGGCAACCGCTTCTGGCCCGCGCTGTACCTGCTCGACCGGCAGGGGCGGGTGGTCTACCGCCATTACGGCGAGGGCGACTACGCACGCACCGAAAGCGAGATCCAGCGCCAGCTGGCCAGCCCCTGA
- a CDS encoding response regulator transcription factor encodes MNPVPHILVVDDDSDIRQMLADYLQRNGLRVSQADGGRAMRALMDTHAVDLVVLDVMMPGEDGLSLCRNLRAGKHRAVPVVLLTARDDETDRIIGLEMGADDYVTKPFSSRELLARINAVIRRTRMLPPNLQVSEAGRQLAFGAWRLDTTARHLLDAQDTAYPLSGAEFRLLRVFLDHANRVLSRDQLLSLTQGRDAELFDRSIDLLVSRVRQRLGDDAREPTYIKTVRSEGYVFSVPVQLLGPDE; translated from the coding sequence ATGAACCCTGTACCGCACATCCTGGTCGTCGACGATGACAGCGATATCCGCCAGATGCTGGCCGACTACCTGCAACGCAACGGCCTGCGCGTGAGCCAGGCCGACGGTGGCCGGGCCATGCGCGCGCTGATGGATACCCATGCCGTGGATCTGGTGGTGCTGGACGTGATGATGCCAGGCGAGGACGGCCTGAGCCTGTGCCGCAACCTGCGCGCCGGCAAGCATCGTGCGGTGCCGGTGGTGCTGCTGACCGCCCGCGACGACGAGACCGACCGCATCATCGGCCTGGAAATGGGCGCTGACGACTACGTGACCAAGCCCTTTTCCTCGCGCGAACTGCTGGCACGCATCAACGCGGTGATCCGTCGCACCCGGATGCTGCCGCCGAACCTGCAGGTGAGCGAAGCCGGTCGCCAACTGGCCTTCGGTGCCTGGCGCCTGGATACCACCGCGCGCCATCTGCTGGATGCGCAGGACACCGCGTATCCGCTCAGTGGTGCCGAGTTCCGCCTGTTGCGCGTGTTCCTCGATCACGCCAATCGGGTGCTCAGCCGTGACCAGCTGCTCAGCCTCACCCAGGGCCGCGATGCCGAACTGTTCGACCGCTCGATCGACCTGTTGGTCAGCCGCGTGCGGCAGCGCCTGGGTGACGACGCACGCGAGCCGACCTACATCAAGACCGTGCGCAGCGAAGGCTATGTGTTCAGCGTGCCGGTGCAGTTGCTGGGGCCGGACGAATGA
- a CDS encoding alpha/beta hydrolase → MIRTTLLAAALALAGAAAPAFAAQVDAGAPPTIILVHGAFADGSSWSKVISTLHDWKLPAVAVQNPLTSLADDVAATRRAIAAAPGKVVLVGHSWGGTVITEAGDDPKVQALVYVAAFAPDAGQSSAQQGEGFPVGPGLARLQERDGYLTLPADAIAQDFAPDVMKKSAALLYSTQVPLKASALGEVVNVAAWRSKPSWYVLSRDDRMLSPQLQAATARRIGAQLQSIGSSHVSLLSHPAQVADSILEAAGVKPAELPLAEQGG, encoded by the coding sequence ATGATCCGTACCACGTTGCTTGCCGCCGCTCTCGCCCTTGCCGGCGCCGCCGCCCCGGCCTTCGCTGCCCAGGTCGACGCCGGCGCGCCGCCCACCATCATCCTGGTGCACGGCGCGTTCGCCGATGGCTCCAGCTGGAGCAAGGTCATCAGTACCCTGCATGACTGGAAGCTGCCGGCGGTGGCCGTACAGAATCCGCTCACTTCGCTGGCCGACGATGTTGCCGCCACCCGCCGTGCGATTGCCGCTGCACCCGGCAAGGTGGTGCTGGTCGGCCACAGCTGGGGCGGCACGGTCATCACCGAAGCGGGCGATGACCCGAAGGTGCAGGCGCTGGTGTACGTGGCCGCGTTCGCACCGGATGCCGGGCAGTCATCGGCACAGCAGGGCGAGGGCTTCCCGGTCGGTCCGGGCCTGGCCCGACTGCAGGAGAGGGATGGCTACCTGACCTTGCCTGCCGATGCGATCGCCCAGGACTTCGCGCCGGACGTGATGAAGAAGTCGGCTGCGCTGCTGTACAGCACCCAGGTCCCGTTGAAGGCCAGCGCGCTGGGCGAGGTGGTGAACGTTGCGGCGTGGCGCAGCAAGCCGAGCTGGTACGTGCTCAGCCGCGATGACCGCATGCTGTCGCCGCAGCTGCAGGCCGCCACCGCACGCCGCATCGGCGCACAGCTGCAGTCGATCGGCAGCAGCCACGTGTCGCTGCTTTCGCATCCGGCGCAGGTGGCCGACAGCATCCTGGAGGCGGCAGGCGTGAAGCCGGCCGAACTGCCGCTGGCCGAGCAGGGGGGCTGA
- a CDS encoding DoxX family protein: MISTASSVYTPRLDAVGRWLSPLALRTLLAWEFFESGREKLGGQNWFADLEGRFPFPFSTLPASLNWQLATWLELVGAVMLLLGLATRSVAYVFWVLTVVAIAAVHWPDQWNGLGELWQGYAITDQGYGNFKLPLLFLAMLLPLILNGGGALSVDRLLAGSQHAPVGNDGLGWGVALIALLLPVAALLPGIGFGGALLGGVLLVGYVLRRRRNA, from the coding sequence ATGATCAGCACCGCCTCTTCCGTGTACACCCCCCGCCTGGACGCCGTCGGCCGCTGGCTTTCGCCATTGGCGCTGCGCACCCTGCTGGCCTGGGAGTTCTTTGAATCCGGCCGCGAAAAGCTGGGCGGCCAGAACTGGTTCGCCGACCTGGAAGGTCGCTTCCCGTTCCCGTTCTCCACCCTGCCCGCATCACTGAACTGGCAGCTGGCCACCTGGCTGGAACTGGTGGGTGCGGTGATGCTGCTGCTCGGCCTGGCCACGCGCTCGGTGGCTTATGTGTTCTGGGTGCTGACCGTGGTCGCCATCGCCGCCGTGCACTGGCCCGACCAATGGAACGGCCTGGGCGAACTCTGGCAGGGCTATGCGATCACCGACCAGGGCTACGGCAACTTCAAGCTGCCGCTGCTGTTCCTGGCCATGCTGCTACCACTGATCCTCAACGGCGGCGGCGCACTCAGCGTGGACCGACTGCTGGCCGGCTCGCAGCACGCCCCCGTTGGCAATGACGGCTTGGGTTGGGGCGTCGCCCTCATCGCCCTGCTGCTGCCGGTTGCCGCGCTGCTGCCCGGCATCGGCTTCG
- a CDS encoding MFS transporter: MTAERQRSMWVAGLSTVVEWYDFTLYLYFATVLSRVFFGGGEQALLVTLAGFAVSYLMRPLGALCFGHLGDRLGRRWMLLASMALMAAAMLATALLPTAATAGTTAGVLLLVLRCVMAFSVGGEYTGVVAYLLESAPARRRGLVTSLASAASEVGALLAVAISALTVALLPTAQLDSWGWRIPFFFGAALALVILVARSGMHESPEFERQRREGSIPATPLRHVLRNHPLAVARTFAISALGSITYYVGITYVPAFLHAQGHDEGDALWLSTIAAVAVIAITPLCGALSDRVGRRPMLLGLTVLAALLPLSLFAWMAQATALGIALAAVLLACVAGGVSAVAAPATAEQFPGEGRVSGLALGVTMATAFFGGATPWLAQWWVERSGWAAAPGAMIALVAVLVLPVLWTLPETVPGRAKR; this comes from the coding sequence ATGACTGCCGAGCGGCAGCGCTCGATGTGGGTGGCCGGCCTGTCCACGGTGGTGGAGTGGTACGACTTCACCTTGTACCTGTACTTCGCCACGGTGCTGTCGCGGGTGTTCTTCGGTGGTGGCGAGCAGGCGCTGCTGGTCACCCTGGCCGGCTTTGCGGTGTCCTACCTGATGCGCCCGCTGGGCGCACTGTGCTTCGGCCACCTGGGGGACCGGCTGGGCCGGCGCTGGATGCTGCTGGCATCGATGGCCCTGATGGCAGCGGCGATGCTGGCCACCGCGCTGCTGCCGACTGCGGCCACGGCGGGCACTACGGCGGGCGTGCTGCTGCTGGTACTGCGCTGCGTGATGGCATTTTCGGTGGGCGGTGAGTACACCGGCGTGGTGGCGTACCTGCTGGAAAGCGCACCAGCACGGCGACGCGGCCTGGTGACCTCGCTGGCATCGGCGGCCAGCGAGGTGGGCGCGCTGCTGGCGGTGGCGATCTCGGCGCTTACGGTTGCGCTGCTGCCCACCGCGCAGTTGGACAGCTGGGGCTGGCGCATTCCGTTCTTCTTCGGTGCCGCGCTGGCACTGGTGATCCTGGTCGCGCGCTCGGGCATGCACGAATCGCCGGAGTTCGAACGCCAGCGTCGCGAGGGCAGTATTCCGGCTACGCCGCTTCGCCACGTATTGCGTAACCACCCGCTGGCGGTAGCGCGCACGTTTGCGATTTCGGCGCTGGGGTCGATCACTTACTACGTCGGCATCACCTATGTGCCGGCATTCCTGCATGCGCAGGGTCATGACGAAGGTGATGCACTGTGGCTGTCGACGATTGCGGCAGTGGCGGTCATTGCGATCACGCCGCTGTGCGGCGCATTGTCCGACCGCGTCGGACGACGGCCGATGCTGTTGGGCCTGACCGTGCTGGCGGCGCTGCTGCCACTGTCCCTGTTCGCGTGGATGGCACAGGCGACGGCGCTGGGCATCGCGCTGGCGGCGGTGCTGCTGGCCTGTGTAGCCGGTGGAGTGAGCGCGGTGGCGGCCCCGGCTACGGCCGAGCAGTTCCCGGGCGAGGGCCGGGTCAGCGGGTTGGCACTGGGGGTGACCATGGCCACCGCCTTCTTCGGCGGGGCAACGCCATGGCTGGCGCAATGGTGGGTGGAGCGCAGCGGCTGGGCAGCGGCGCCGGGCGCGATGATCGCGCTGGTGGCGGTGCTGGTGCTGCCGGTGCTGTGGACCCTGCCCGAGACGGTCCCGGGCAGGGCCAAGCGCTAG